In a single window of the Pelagibacterium sp. 26DY04 genome:
- a CDS encoding 2-isopropylmalate synthase, with product MSTNTDRVYIFDTTLRDGEQSPGATMTLEEKLQVAEILDTMGVDIIEAGFPIASNGDFEAVATIAKRSKNAVIAGLARAIPADIDRAGEAVRFAKRGRIHTFVSTSPIHLAHQMKKTEDEVLEIVTKTVTQARNLIDDVEWSGMDATRTPIEFLARCTEAAIKAGATTINIPDTVGYSTPEDYYRLIKDLIEMVPNSDQAIFSTHCHNDLGMAVANSLAGVRAGARQVECTINGIGERAGNAALEEIVMALKTRVDALPFHTNIESTALSRASKVVSAAANFPVQYNKAIVGKNAFAHESGIHQDGMLKNALTYEIMTPESVGIKSTSLVMGKHSGRHAFKEKLKDLGYELADNQFQEAFQRFKDLADRKKHVYDDDIVALVDDEMGSGADRIKLVDMSVTSKTGGVHRCELKVAVDGRPVEVAFDGTGSVDAIFNAIKAAVDADPHLVLYAVDGVTGGTDAQANAHVRLEMNGRIASGNATEPDTLVASARAYLNAYNRLLVERGAPAQGALAG from the coding sequence ATGAGCACCAATACCGATCGCGTCTATATTTTCGACACCACCCTGCGCGATGGCGAGCAGAGCCCCGGCGCGACCATGACGCTGGAAGAAAAGCTCCAGGTTGCCGAAATCCTCGACACCATGGGCGTCGACATCATTGAAGCCGGATTTCCGATCGCCTCCAATGGCGATTTCGAGGCCGTCGCAACCATCGCCAAGCGGTCCAAGAATGCGGTGATCGCCGGGTTGGCCCGCGCCATTCCCGCTGACATCGACCGGGCCGGGGAGGCGGTGCGGTTCGCCAAGCGCGGACGCATCCATACGTTCGTTTCGACCTCGCCCATCCATCTGGCGCACCAGATGAAAAAGACCGAGGACGAGGTGCTTGAAATCGTCACCAAGACGGTGACCCAGGCTCGCAATCTGATCGACGATGTCGAGTGGTCGGGCATGGACGCTACGCGCACGCCGATCGAATTCCTCGCCCGCTGCACCGAGGCGGCGATCAAGGCCGGCGCGACGACGATCAACATTCCCGATACTGTCGGCTACTCGACGCCCGAGGATTACTACCGCCTGATCAAGGATCTGATCGAGATGGTTCCCAATTCGGATCAGGCGATCTTTTCAACCCATTGCCACAACGATCTTGGCATGGCGGTGGCCAATTCGCTGGCTGGCGTGCGGGCCGGGGCGCGGCAGGTGGAATGCACGATCAACGGCATCGGCGAGCGCGCGGGCAATGCGGCGCTCGAAGAAATCGTGATGGCGCTCAAGACTCGGGTCGATGCGCTGCCGTTCCACACCAATATCGAATCCACCGCGCTTTCGCGGGCTTCCAAAGTGGTGTCGGCGGCGGCCAATTTCCCGGTGCAGTACAACAAGGCCATCGTTGGCAAGAACGCGTTCGCCCATGAGAGCGGCATCCACCAGGACGGCATGCTCAAGAACGCTTTGACCTATGAGATCATGACGCCCGAAAGCGTGGGGATCAAATCCACATCGCTGGTGATGGGCAAGCATTCCGGCCGCCACGCCTTCAAGGAAAAGCTCAAGGATCTGGGGTACGAGCTGGCCGACAACCAGTTCCAGGAGGCGTTCCAGCGCTTCAAGGATTTGGCGGACCGCAAGAAGCACGTCTATGATGATGACATCGTCGCGCTGGTGGACGACGAGATGGGTTCGGGCGCCGATCGGATCAAACTGGTCGATATGAGCGTCACCTCCAAGACGGGTGGGGTGCATCGCTGCGAGCTCAAGGTTGCGGTCGACGGGAGGCCGGTCGAGGTAGCGTTTGACGGTACCGGTTCGGTGGACGCGATCTTTAATGCCATCAAGGCGGCCGTCGATGCCGATCCGCATCTAGTGCTCTATGCCGTCGACGGCGTCACCGGCGGCACGGATGCGCAGGCCAACGCGCATGTGCGGCTGGAGATGAACGGGCGGATCGCCTCGGGCAATGCGACGGAGCCCGACACGCTGGTGGCTTCGGCGCGCGCCTATCTCAACGCGTACAACCGCCTGCTCGTCGAACGCGGCGCGCCGGCACAGGGCGCCTTGGCGGGATAG